One Electrophorus electricus isolate fEleEle1 chromosome 13, fEleEle1.pri, whole genome shotgun sequence DNA segment encodes these proteins:
- the aspg gene encoding 60 kDa lysophospholipase isoform X6, translating to MAECTKSLSGLSFSDEMTSLARALSSTTLNQLEQAEAIQSQPSVCRMGQGWRRRRVSSSQSVDSVDAIAEARVLVINTGGTIGMMYHDNVLCPEPNALVKVLRKLPILHDEQYAQQTKLYEYYEPAYNTLVLPLSKQDKRIVYTLLEYAPLLDSCNMTTDDWARIGKDIEKHYEKYDGFVILHGTDTMAYTASALSFMCEHLGKPVILTGSQVPIFEMRNDGRDNLLGALLIAGQFVIPEVCLYFHHKLYRGNRVTKVDAGSFNAFSSPNLAPLANAEVDIKINWDTVWRANTTAKFQVNTQMNRNVGLLRLFPGITADTVRAFLQPPMEGIVLETYGSGNAPDNRTDLLEEIRSATKRGLIMVNCTQCLRGSVTTSYATGKALSDAGLVAGCDMTPEAALSKLSYVLARKDLSTLEKKKLLSRNLRGEMVADLSGAKLTLSNSRFIQVIAKSLSISCKEELEAIRDTLTPTLACAAAKIGDIEALEAIREMGSNLSTADYDKRTPLHVAACEGHLKTVQYLLGQGATVYAKDRYGDTPLQNAVRFRHKDVVELLRKTGAHFSREELEGVGTELCSLAANCDLEGLEIWYLAGADLTTSSFNGQMPIEVAMQAGHDEMVQFLQKAAQCQAQNGEFIEFTACPQEN from the exons ATGGCGGAGTGTACGAAATCCCTCTCGGGGCTGTCTTTCTCAGATGAAATGACCTCTCTCGCTCGGGCACTTTCGTCAACCACATTAAATCAGCTGGAACAGGCCGAGGCTATTCAGTCACAGCCGTCTGTCTGTCGGATGGGGCAGGgttggaggaggagaagggtCTCCAGCAGCCAGAGTGTTGACTCGGTGGATGCCATCGCTGAGGCGAGGGTCCTGGTCATAAATACCGGTGGAACCATCGGGATGATGTACCACGATAACG TACTGTGTCCGGAGCCCAACGCCCTGGTTAAAGTGCTGCGGAAACTCCCAATCCTTCACGATGAGCAGTATGCACAGCAGACCAAGCTCTACGAGTACTACGAACCTGCGTATAACACACTGGTGCTGCC GCTATCCAAACAGGACAAAAGGATAGTGTATACTCTGTTGGAGTATGCCCCTCTGCTGGATTCCTGCAACATGACAACGGATGACTGGGCCAGAATAGGCAAAGACATTGAG AAACACTATGAGAAATATGATGGCTTTGTCATCCTGCATGGCACAGACACCATGGCCTACACAGCCTCAGCCCTGTCCTTCATGTGTGAGCACCTCGGCAAGCCAGTCATCCTCACTGGATCTCAG GTACCTATCTTTGAAATGAGGAATGATGGGCGGGACAACCTGCTGGGGGCGCTGTTGATCGCAGGGCAATTTGTCATTCCTGAG GTGTGCCTCTACTTCCATCATAAGCTGTACAGAGGCAACCGCGTCACCAAGGTGGATGCTGGGAGTTTTAATGCGTTCAGCTCCCCCAACCTGGCTCCTTTAGCCAATGCTGAAGTGGACATCAAAA TAAACTGGGACACAGTGTGGAGGGCAAACACGACAGCAAAGTTCCAGGTGAACACACAGATGAACCGCAACGTGGGCCTGCTCCGCCTCTTCCCAGGGATCACCGCAGACACA GTGCGGGCCTTCTTGCAGCCCCCCATGGAGGGCATTGTGCTGGAGACCTACGGCAGCGGTAACGCCCCGGACAATCGCACAGACCTGCTGGAGGAGATCCGCAGTGCCACCAAGCGAGGCCTCATCATGGTCAACTGCACCCAGTGCCTCAGAGGCTCTGTCACTACCTCATATGCCACAGGaaag GCTCTGAGTGATGCTGGACTGGTAGCCGGGTGCGACATGACTCCTGAAGCTGCCCTGTCTAAACTCTCCTACGTGCTGGCTAGGAAAGACCTTAGCACACTTGAAAAGAAGAAG CTGTTGAGCAGGAACCTGCGCGGTGAGATGGTTGCTGACCTCAGTGGGGCCAAGCTCACCCTCAGCAACAGCCGCTTCATCCAGGTCATTGCCAAGTCCCTCAGCATCAGCTGCAAAGAG GAGCTGGAGGCTATCCGTGACACCCTGACCCCCACGCTGGCCTGTGCTGCTGCTAAGATTGGCGATATTGAGGCACTGGAGGCCATCCGGGAGATG GGCAGTAATCTGAGCACGGCGGACTATGACAAACGAACTCCACTTCACGTTGCTGCCTGTGAGGGACATCTGAAAACTGTGCAATACCTGCTGGGCCAAGGAGCTACTGTATATGCCAAAGATCGCTATGGAGACACACCCCTTCAAAATGCTGTTCGTTTCAG ACATAAAGATGTGGTGGAGCTTCTGCGGAAGACTGGAGCCCATTTCTCTCGGGAGGAACTGGAGGGTGTTGGAACCGAACTGTGCAG TCTAGCAGCAAACTGTGACCTGGAGGGACTGGAGATTTGGTATCTAGCTGGGGCTGATCTAACCACCTCAAGTTTCAATGGGCAGATGCCTATAGAAGTG GCCATGCAGGCAGGCCATGATGAGATGGTGCAGTTTCTACAAAAGGCTGCTCAATGCCAAGCTCAG AATGGCGAATTCATTGAGTTCACGGCTTGCCCACAGGAAAACTGA
- the aspg gene encoding 60 kDa lysophospholipase isoform X4 — protein MAECTKSLSGLSFSDEMTSLARALSSTTLNQLEQAEAIQSQPSVCRMGQGWRRRRVSSSQSVDSVDAIAEARVLVINTGGTIGMMYHDNVLCPEPNALVKVLRKLPILHDEQYAQQTKLYEYYEPAYNTLVLPLSKQDKRIVYTLLEYAPLLDSCNMTTDDWARIGKDIEKHYEKYDGFVILHGTDTMAYTASALSFMCEHLGKPVILTGSQVPIFEMRNDGRDNLLGALLIAGQFVIPEVCLYFHHKLYRGNRVTKVDAGSFNAFSSPNLAPLANAEVDIKINWDTVWRANTTAKFQVNTQMNRNVGLLRLFPGITADTVRAFLQPPMEGIVLETYGSGNAPDNRTDLLEEIRSATKRGLIMVNCTQCLRGSVTTSYATGKALSDAGLVAGCDMTPEAALSKLSYVLARKDLSTLEKKKLLSRNLRGEMVADLSGAKLTLSNSRFIQVIAKSLSISCKEELEAIRDTLTPTLACAAAKIGDIEALEAIREMGSNLSTADYDKRTPLHVAACEGHLKTVQYLLGQGATVYAKDRYGDTPLQNAVRFRHKDVVELLRKTGAHFSREELEGVGTELCSLAANCDLEGLEIWYLAGADLTTSSFNGQMPIEVAMQAGHDEMVQFLQKAAQCQAQQQTDEGNETVLDESEENGEFIEFTACPQEN, from the exons ATGGCGGAGTGTACGAAATCCCTCTCGGGGCTGTCTTTCTCAGATGAAATGACCTCTCTCGCTCGGGCACTTTCGTCAACCACATTAAATCAGCTGGAACAGGCCGAGGCTATTCAGTCACAGCCGTCTGTCTGTCGGATGGGGCAGGgttggaggaggagaagggtCTCCAGCAGCCAGAGTGTTGACTCGGTGGATGCCATCGCTGAGGCGAGGGTCCTGGTCATAAATACCGGTGGAACCATCGGGATGATGTACCACGATAACG TACTGTGTCCGGAGCCCAACGCCCTGGTTAAAGTGCTGCGGAAACTCCCAATCCTTCACGATGAGCAGTATGCACAGCAGACCAAGCTCTACGAGTACTACGAACCTGCGTATAACACACTGGTGCTGCC GCTATCCAAACAGGACAAAAGGATAGTGTATACTCTGTTGGAGTATGCCCCTCTGCTGGATTCCTGCAACATGACAACGGATGACTGGGCCAGAATAGGCAAAGACATTGAG AAACACTATGAGAAATATGATGGCTTTGTCATCCTGCATGGCACAGACACCATGGCCTACACAGCCTCAGCCCTGTCCTTCATGTGTGAGCACCTCGGCAAGCCAGTCATCCTCACTGGATCTCAG GTACCTATCTTTGAAATGAGGAATGATGGGCGGGACAACCTGCTGGGGGCGCTGTTGATCGCAGGGCAATTTGTCATTCCTGAG GTGTGCCTCTACTTCCATCATAAGCTGTACAGAGGCAACCGCGTCACCAAGGTGGATGCTGGGAGTTTTAATGCGTTCAGCTCCCCCAACCTGGCTCCTTTAGCCAATGCTGAAGTGGACATCAAAA TAAACTGGGACACAGTGTGGAGGGCAAACACGACAGCAAAGTTCCAGGTGAACACACAGATGAACCGCAACGTGGGCCTGCTCCGCCTCTTCCCAGGGATCACCGCAGACACA GTGCGGGCCTTCTTGCAGCCCCCCATGGAGGGCATTGTGCTGGAGACCTACGGCAGCGGTAACGCCCCGGACAATCGCACAGACCTGCTGGAGGAGATCCGCAGTGCCACCAAGCGAGGCCTCATCATGGTCAACTGCACCCAGTGCCTCAGAGGCTCTGTCACTACCTCATATGCCACAGGaaag GCTCTGAGTGATGCTGGACTGGTAGCCGGGTGCGACATGACTCCTGAAGCTGCCCTGTCTAAACTCTCCTACGTGCTGGCTAGGAAAGACCTTAGCACACTTGAAAAGAAGAAG CTGTTGAGCAGGAACCTGCGCGGTGAGATGGTTGCTGACCTCAGTGGGGCCAAGCTCACCCTCAGCAACAGCCGCTTCATCCAGGTCATTGCCAAGTCCCTCAGCATCAGCTGCAAAGAG GAGCTGGAGGCTATCCGTGACACCCTGACCCCCACGCTGGCCTGTGCTGCTGCTAAGATTGGCGATATTGAGGCACTGGAGGCCATCCGGGAGATG GGCAGTAATCTGAGCACGGCGGACTATGACAAACGAACTCCACTTCACGTTGCTGCCTGTGAGGGACATCTGAAAACTGTGCAATACCTGCTGGGCCAAGGAGCTACTGTATATGCCAAAGATCGCTATGGAGACACACCCCTTCAAAATGCTGTTCGTTTCAG ACATAAAGATGTGGTGGAGCTTCTGCGGAAGACTGGAGCCCATTTCTCTCGGGAGGAACTGGAGGGTGTTGGAACCGAACTGTGCAG TCTAGCAGCAAACTGTGACCTGGAGGGACTGGAGATTTGGTATCTAGCTGGGGCTGATCTAACCACCTCAAGTTTCAATGGGCAGATGCCTATAGAAGTG GCCATGCAGGCAGGCCATGATGAGATGGTGCAGTTTCTACAAAAGGCTGCTCAATGCCAAGCTCAG CAACAGACAGATGAGGGTAATGAG ACAGTTCTTGATGAAAGCGAAGAG AATGGCGAATTCATTGAGTTCACGGCTTGCCCACAGGAAAACTGA
- the aspg gene encoding 60 kDa lysophospholipase isoform X5: MAECTKSLSGLSFSDEMTSLARALSSTTLNQLEQAEAIQSQPSVCRMGQGWRRRRVSSSQSVDSVDAIAEARVLVINTGGTIGMMYHDNVLCPEPNALVKVLRKLPILHDEQYAQQTKLYEYYEPAYNTLVLPMPTHHADELFQGLSKQDKRIVYTLLEYAPLLDSCNMTTDDWARIGKDIEKHYEKYDGFVILHGTDTMAYTASALSFMCEHLGKPVILTGSQVPIFEMRNDGRDNLLGALLIAGQFVIPEVCLYFHHKLYRGNRVTKVDAGSFNAFSSPNLAPLANAEVDIKINWDTVWRANTTAKFQVNTQMNRNVGLLRLFPGITADTVRAFLQPPMEGIVLETYGSGNAPDNRTDLLEEIRSATKRGLIMVNCTQCLRGSVTTSYATGKALSDAGLVAGCDMTPEAALSKLSYVLARKDLSTLEKKKLLSRNLRGEMVADLSGAKLTLSNSRFIQVIAKSLSISCKEELEAIRDTLTPTLACAAAKIGDIEALEAIREMGSNLSTADYDKRTPLHVAACEGHLKTVQYLLGQGATVYAKDRYGDTPLQNAVRFRHKDVVELLRKTGAHFSREELEGVGTELCSLAANCDLEGLEIWYLAGADLTTSSFNGQMPIEVAMQAGHDEMVQFLQKAAQCQAQNGEFIEFTACPQEN, from the exons ATGGCGGAGTGTACGAAATCCCTCTCGGGGCTGTCTTTCTCAGATGAAATGACCTCTCTCGCTCGGGCACTTTCGTCAACCACATTAAATCAGCTGGAACAGGCCGAGGCTATTCAGTCACAGCCGTCTGTCTGTCGGATGGGGCAGGgttggaggaggagaagggtCTCCAGCAGCCAGAGTGTTGACTCGGTGGATGCCATCGCTGAGGCGAGGGTCCTGGTCATAAATACCGGTGGAACCATCGGGATGATGTACCACGATAACG TACTGTGTCCGGAGCCCAACGCCCTGGTTAAAGTGCTGCGGAAACTCCCAATCCTTCACGATGAGCAGTATGCACAGCAGACCAAGCTCTACGAGTACTACGAACCTGCGTATAACACACTGGTGCTGCC GATGCCCACACACCATGCCGATGAGCTGTTTCAAGG GCTATCCAAACAGGACAAAAGGATAGTGTATACTCTGTTGGAGTATGCCCCTCTGCTGGATTCCTGCAACATGACAACGGATGACTGGGCCAGAATAGGCAAAGACATTGAG AAACACTATGAGAAATATGATGGCTTTGTCATCCTGCATGGCACAGACACCATGGCCTACACAGCCTCAGCCCTGTCCTTCATGTGTGAGCACCTCGGCAAGCCAGTCATCCTCACTGGATCTCAG GTACCTATCTTTGAAATGAGGAATGATGGGCGGGACAACCTGCTGGGGGCGCTGTTGATCGCAGGGCAATTTGTCATTCCTGAG GTGTGCCTCTACTTCCATCATAAGCTGTACAGAGGCAACCGCGTCACCAAGGTGGATGCTGGGAGTTTTAATGCGTTCAGCTCCCCCAACCTGGCTCCTTTAGCCAATGCTGAAGTGGACATCAAAA TAAACTGGGACACAGTGTGGAGGGCAAACACGACAGCAAAGTTCCAGGTGAACACACAGATGAACCGCAACGTGGGCCTGCTCCGCCTCTTCCCAGGGATCACCGCAGACACA GTGCGGGCCTTCTTGCAGCCCCCCATGGAGGGCATTGTGCTGGAGACCTACGGCAGCGGTAACGCCCCGGACAATCGCACAGACCTGCTGGAGGAGATCCGCAGTGCCACCAAGCGAGGCCTCATCATGGTCAACTGCACCCAGTGCCTCAGAGGCTCTGTCACTACCTCATATGCCACAGGaaag GCTCTGAGTGATGCTGGACTGGTAGCCGGGTGCGACATGACTCCTGAAGCTGCCCTGTCTAAACTCTCCTACGTGCTGGCTAGGAAAGACCTTAGCACACTTGAAAAGAAGAAG CTGTTGAGCAGGAACCTGCGCGGTGAGATGGTTGCTGACCTCAGTGGGGCCAAGCTCACCCTCAGCAACAGCCGCTTCATCCAGGTCATTGCCAAGTCCCTCAGCATCAGCTGCAAAGAG GAGCTGGAGGCTATCCGTGACACCCTGACCCCCACGCTGGCCTGTGCTGCTGCTAAGATTGGCGATATTGAGGCACTGGAGGCCATCCGGGAGATG GGCAGTAATCTGAGCACGGCGGACTATGACAAACGAACTCCACTTCACGTTGCTGCCTGTGAGGGACATCTGAAAACTGTGCAATACCTGCTGGGCCAAGGAGCTACTGTATATGCCAAAGATCGCTATGGAGACACACCCCTTCAAAATGCTGTTCGTTTCAG ACATAAAGATGTGGTGGAGCTTCTGCGGAAGACTGGAGCCCATTTCTCTCGGGAGGAACTGGAGGGTGTTGGAACCGAACTGTGCAG TCTAGCAGCAAACTGTGACCTGGAGGGACTGGAGATTTGGTATCTAGCTGGGGCTGATCTAACCACCTCAAGTTTCAATGGGCAGATGCCTATAGAAGTG GCCATGCAGGCAGGCCATGATGAGATGGTGCAGTTTCTACAAAAGGCTGCTCAATGCCAAGCTCAG AATGGCGAATTCATTGAGTTCACGGCTTGCCCACAGGAAAACTGA
- the aspg gene encoding 60 kDa lysophospholipase isoform X2, giving the protein MAECTKSLSGLSFSDEMTSLARALSSTTLNQLEQAEAIQSQPSVCRMGQGWRRRRVSSSQSVDSVDAIAEARVLVINTGGTIGMMYHDNVLCPEPNALVKVLRKLPILHDEQYAQQTKLYEYYEPAYNTLVLPMPTHHADELFQGLSKQDKRIVYTLLEYAPLLDSCNMTTDDWARIGKDIEKHYEKYDGFVILHGTDTMAYTASALSFMCEHLGKPVILTGSQVPIFEMRNDGRDNLLGALLIAGQFVIPEVCLYFHHKLYRGNRVTKVDAGSFNAFSSPNLAPLANAEVDIKINWDTVWRANTTAKFQVNTQMNRNVGLLRLFPGITADTVRAFLQPPMEGIVLETYGSGNAPDNRTDLLEEIRSATKRGLIMVNCTQCLRGSVTTSYATGKALSDAGLVAGCDMTPEAALSKLSYVLARKDLSTLEKKKLLSRNLRGEMVADLSGAKLTLSNSRFIQVIAKSLSISCKEELEAIRDTLTPTLACAAAKIGDIEALEAIREMGSNLSTADYDKRTPLHVAACEGHLKTVQYLLGQGATVYAKDRYGDTPLQNAVRFRHKDVVELLRKTGAHFSREELEGVGTELCSLAANCDLEGLEIWYLAGADLTTSSFNGQMPIEVAMQAGHDEMVQFLQKAAQCQAQTVLDESEENGEFIEFTACPQEN; this is encoded by the exons ATGGCGGAGTGTACGAAATCCCTCTCGGGGCTGTCTTTCTCAGATGAAATGACCTCTCTCGCTCGGGCACTTTCGTCAACCACATTAAATCAGCTGGAACAGGCCGAGGCTATTCAGTCACAGCCGTCTGTCTGTCGGATGGGGCAGGgttggaggaggagaagggtCTCCAGCAGCCAGAGTGTTGACTCGGTGGATGCCATCGCTGAGGCGAGGGTCCTGGTCATAAATACCGGTGGAACCATCGGGATGATGTACCACGATAACG TACTGTGTCCGGAGCCCAACGCCCTGGTTAAAGTGCTGCGGAAACTCCCAATCCTTCACGATGAGCAGTATGCACAGCAGACCAAGCTCTACGAGTACTACGAACCTGCGTATAACACACTGGTGCTGCC GATGCCCACACACCATGCCGATGAGCTGTTTCAAGG GCTATCCAAACAGGACAAAAGGATAGTGTATACTCTGTTGGAGTATGCCCCTCTGCTGGATTCCTGCAACATGACAACGGATGACTGGGCCAGAATAGGCAAAGACATTGAG AAACACTATGAGAAATATGATGGCTTTGTCATCCTGCATGGCACAGACACCATGGCCTACACAGCCTCAGCCCTGTCCTTCATGTGTGAGCACCTCGGCAAGCCAGTCATCCTCACTGGATCTCAG GTACCTATCTTTGAAATGAGGAATGATGGGCGGGACAACCTGCTGGGGGCGCTGTTGATCGCAGGGCAATTTGTCATTCCTGAG GTGTGCCTCTACTTCCATCATAAGCTGTACAGAGGCAACCGCGTCACCAAGGTGGATGCTGGGAGTTTTAATGCGTTCAGCTCCCCCAACCTGGCTCCTTTAGCCAATGCTGAAGTGGACATCAAAA TAAACTGGGACACAGTGTGGAGGGCAAACACGACAGCAAAGTTCCAGGTGAACACACAGATGAACCGCAACGTGGGCCTGCTCCGCCTCTTCCCAGGGATCACCGCAGACACA GTGCGGGCCTTCTTGCAGCCCCCCATGGAGGGCATTGTGCTGGAGACCTACGGCAGCGGTAACGCCCCGGACAATCGCACAGACCTGCTGGAGGAGATCCGCAGTGCCACCAAGCGAGGCCTCATCATGGTCAACTGCACCCAGTGCCTCAGAGGCTCTGTCACTACCTCATATGCCACAGGaaag GCTCTGAGTGATGCTGGACTGGTAGCCGGGTGCGACATGACTCCTGAAGCTGCCCTGTCTAAACTCTCCTACGTGCTGGCTAGGAAAGACCTTAGCACACTTGAAAAGAAGAAG CTGTTGAGCAGGAACCTGCGCGGTGAGATGGTTGCTGACCTCAGTGGGGCCAAGCTCACCCTCAGCAACAGCCGCTTCATCCAGGTCATTGCCAAGTCCCTCAGCATCAGCTGCAAAGAG GAGCTGGAGGCTATCCGTGACACCCTGACCCCCACGCTGGCCTGTGCTGCTGCTAAGATTGGCGATATTGAGGCACTGGAGGCCATCCGGGAGATG GGCAGTAATCTGAGCACGGCGGACTATGACAAACGAACTCCACTTCACGTTGCTGCCTGTGAGGGACATCTGAAAACTGTGCAATACCTGCTGGGCCAAGGAGCTACTGTATATGCCAAAGATCGCTATGGAGACACACCCCTTCAAAATGCTGTTCGTTTCAG ACATAAAGATGTGGTGGAGCTTCTGCGGAAGACTGGAGCCCATTTCTCTCGGGAGGAACTGGAGGGTGTTGGAACCGAACTGTGCAG TCTAGCAGCAAACTGTGACCTGGAGGGACTGGAGATTTGGTATCTAGCTGGGGCTGATCTAACCACCTCAAGTTTCAATGGGCAGATGCCTATAGAAGTG GCCATGCAGGCAGGCCATGATGAGATGGTGCAGTTTCTACAAAAGGCTGCTCAATGCCAAGCTCAG ACAGTTCTTGATGAAAGCGAAGAG AATGGCGAATTCATTGAGTTCACGGCTTGCCCACAGGAAAACTGA
- the aspg gene encoding 60 kDa lysophospholipase isoform X1: protein MAECTKSLSGLSFSDEMTSLARALSSTTLNQLEQAEAIQSQPSVCRMGQGWRRRRVSSSQSVDSVDAIAEARVLVINTGGTIGMMYHDNVLCPEPNALVKVLRKLPILHDEQYAQQTKLYEYYEPAYNTLVLPMPTHHADELFQGLSKQDKRIVYTLLEYAPLLDSCNMTTDDWARIGKDIEKHYEKYDGFVILHGTDTMAYTASALSFMCEHLGKPVILTGSQVPIFEMRNDGRDNLLGALLIAGQFVIPEVCLYFHHKLYRGNRVTKVDAGSFNAFSSPNLAPLANAEVDIKINWDTVWRANTTAKFQVNTQMNRNVGLLRLFPGITADTVRAFLQPPMEGIVLETYGSGNAPDNRTDLLEEIRSATKRGLIMVNCTQCLRGSVTTSYATGKALSDAGLVAGCDMTPEAALSKLSYVLARKDLSTLEKKKLLSRNLRGEMVADLSGAKLTLSNSRFIQVIAKSLSISCKEELEAIRDTLTPTLACAAAKIGDIEALEAIREMGSNLSTADYDKRTPLHVAACEGHLKTVQYLLGQGATVYAKDRYGDTPLQNAVRFRHKDVVELLRKTGAHFSREELEGVGTELCSLAANCDLEGLEIWYLAGADLTTSSFNGQMPIEVAMQAGHDEMVQFLQKAAQCQAQQQTDEGNETVLDESEENGEFIEFTACPQEN, encoded by the exons ATGGCGGAGTGTACGAAATCCCTCTCGGGGCTGTCTTTCTCAGATGAAATGACCTCTCTCGCTCGGGCACTTTCGTCAACCACATTAAATCAGCTGGAACAGGCCGAGGCTATTCAGTCACAGCCGTCTGTCTGTCGGATGGGGCAGGgttggaggaggagaagggtCTCCAGCAGCCAGAGTGTTGACTCGGTGGATGCCATCGCTGAGGCGAGGGTCCTGGTCATAAATACCGGTGGAACCATCGGGATGATGTACCACGATAACG TACTGTGTCCGGAGCCCAACGCCCTGGTTAAAGTGCTGCGGAAACTCCCAATCCTTCACGATGAGCAGTATGCACAGCAGACCAAGCTCTACGAGTACTACGAACCTGCGTATAACACACTGGTGCTGCC GATGCCCACACACCATGCCGATGAGCTGTTTCAAGG GCTATCCAAACAGGACAAAAGGATAGTGTATACTCTGTTGGAGTATGCCCCTCTGCTGGATTCCTGCAACATGACAACGGATGACTGGGCCAGAATAGGCAAAGACATTGAG AAACACTATGAGAAATATGATGGCTTTGTCATCCTGCATGGCACAGACACCATGGCCTACACAGCCTCAGCCCTGTCCTTCATGTGTGAGCACCTCGGCAAGCCAGTCATCCTCACTGGATCTCAG GTACCTATCTTTGAAATGAGGAATGATGGGCGGGACAACCTGCTGGGGGCGCTGTTGATCGCAGGGCAATTTGTCATTCCTGAG GTGTGCCTCTACTTCCATCATAAGCTGTACAGAGGCAACCGCGTCACCAAGGTGGATGCTGGGAGTTTTAATGCGTTCAGCTCCCCCAACCTGGCTCCTTTAGCCAATGCTGAAGTGGACATCAAAA TAAACTGGGACACAGTGTGGAGGGCAAACACGACAGCAAAGTTCCAGGTGAACACACAGATGAACCGCAACGTGGGCCTGCTCCGCCTCTTCCCAGGGATCACCGCAGACACA GTGCGGGCCTTCTTGCAGCCCCCCATGGAGGGCATTGTGCTGGAGACCTACGGCAGCGGTAACGCCCCGGACAATCGCACAGACCTGCTGGAGGAGATCCGCAGTGCCACCAAGCGAGGCCTCATCATGGTCAACTGCACCCAGTGCCTCAGAGGCTCTGTCACTACCTCATATGCCACAGGaaag GCTCTGAGTGATGCTGGACTGGTAGCCGGGTGCGACATGACTCCTGAAGCTGCCCTGTCTAAACTCTCCTACGTGCTGGCTAGGAAAGACCTTAGCACACTTGAAAAGAAGAAG CTGTTGAGCAGGAACCTGCGCGGTGAGATGGTTGCTGACCTCAGTGGGGCCAAGCTCACCCTCAGCAACAGCCGCTTCATCCAGGTCATTGCCAAGTCCCTCAGCATCAGCTGCAAAGAG GAGCTGGAGGCTATCCGTGACACCCTGACCCCCACGCTGGCCTGTGCTGCTGCTAAGATTGGCGATATTGAGGCACTGGAGGCCATCCGGGAGATG GGCAGTAATCTGAGCACGGCGGACTATGACAAACGAACTCCACTTCACGTTGCTGCCTGTGAGGGACATCTGAAAACTGTGCAATACCTGCTGGGCCAAGGAGCTACTGTATATGCCAAAGATCGCTATGGAGACACACCCCTTCAAAATGCTGTTCGTTTCAG ACATAAAGATGTGGTGGAGCTTCTGCGGAAGACTGGAGCCCATTTCTCTCGGGAGGAACTGGAGGGTGTTGGAACCGAACTGTGCAG TCTAGCAGCAAACTGTGACCTGGAGGGACTGGAGATTTGGTATCTAGCTGGGGCTGATCTAACCACCTCAAGTTTCAATGGGCAGATGCCTATAGAAGTG GCCATGCAGGCAGGCCATGATGAGATGGTGCAGTTTCTACAAAAGGCTGCTCAATGCCAAGCTCAG CAACAGACAGATGAGGGTAATGAG ACAGTTCTTGATGAAAGCGAAGAG AATGGCGAATTCATTGAGTTCACGGCTTGCCCACAGGAAAACTGA